CAAGCATTCTGCTGTATCGCTAAATAGTTAAGCATATATGCACTAATATAAACAAAAAAGTGTCTGTGCTAGTGTCCATTTGTATCCGCTTCGCTTTGCTTTTTCGTTTACGTCGTTTCGTTTCTCATGCATCAAGTTATATCCTATCCTGTTTCTCCTTGTCCAATGACCACGAACCGAACATGCGTTCCTTTGTCCTCATACAAATCCCTCGATAACCAGTTCAATGGCCATATCTACACGTCTCCGAAGGCTACCTATCCACCTTCTACGTGCCCTGCTTAATGTTGAATATACCCCCCATCCTCTCCGCGTCCACCGGCGGCTCCTCCGCTTACATCGCTTCCGCGTGCTATGTCGACGTCTCTACATTGCCGACGCAGCCATTGTATCGATGGTGGGCTTGGACGTTAATCTTGATGGCTGCTCTTCCTCTCCACTACCATCTGGAGACTCCTGCAAGGCTACGTTGCCCTGGATTCGCCTCTTGGCAGCTCTCTTGTCCGCTTCCGTGATGTTCTCTGCCTTCTTTCGCATATCAGGAGTCCACTGTGGCTCACTAGGCGTGTGGCCAACAGACATGCCAACTCGGACCTGTACAGCGAATTAGTAGCTGTGCAACTCACCAATGTAACTTACTTACCAGAGTTTCAAGTGCATCCTTGCTATTgtcgacaagatcatcgTCAAACACCATTCGTCCAGGTTCAAAAAGCAGCAGGATCGTGCTGCCACCAAACTTGAAGtatccaagctcttctgctCGGTGGACTTTATCGCCCTCCTTGCGGGTAATGACAGTGCTGCCTACCATCATTGCACCAACGCAAATAACCATGACGCGACCGTGGTGTTCACTGTCAATTGGCACGAGAACTCTCACGTTCTCTCCGTAAACGTCCAGAGCCGATCGAATAGCCATGGGGTTTACTGTGTAGTACTCGCCCTCGATTGTCTTGGGCTTGCCCATGACACCGTCAACAGGGATGTGGAAGCGATGGTAATCCTGAGGAGCCAGTCGGAAGATGCCTAGAGCTCCGCCCTCAAATCGGGACACATCCTCAGGGTATGCGTCGCCGAGAAGTCTCTTCATGTTAAACTCACGACCCTTGACCCAAATCTTAGTAGCGACTGTGATAGAGTTGAAGACGACGCTTCGACAATCGGCTGGTGAGACGATAATGTGAGGGTTGTCGGGCGCAGAGCAGGGTCGAGCGCCAGGCTTCAGGGCACGGTAGAAGAACTCAttgaagttgttgaactCATCCAACGGCAACAGAACTTCCGACATGTCGAGACCGTGGAAAGCAATGAACTTTTCAATTTCATCCTTAGATGCAGGATCGTCAAACTTCTTACCCTGCTTGATACTCAGATTTTTGAGTAGTATCCGACGTGAAGCTCAAAAAAGGTTACAAGAAGATCGAATTATGTGCGAAGCAAGCTAGAAAAGATGGTCTCGGCTATTGCTGGGTCGATATTTGAGTCCCTTGTACAGCAGACGAATACCGAGTCTTACATAGACactcatcttctcctcgttGATCTGACCCGTGAGACGATCCTGCACAAGGATATTGGCCGAGTTGGCACCCAGCTTATAACCACCGTAAGAGATCTTGGTAATGACTTTCGAGTACCACTTGCGCTGCGCCTGGCTGGCTGTGACAAATCCACCCACTAGCACGCTGTTGACTTGCCTCCAGTCTTGGCTTGCGCATGTCGCAATATGGGTGATGATGTCAGCATCCTTGCGCTTGTTGAGTCGCGGCTGGTGACAGATAGGACATTCTCGGATCTCTACGACGTGCTCTTCAGAACGGTCGTCACTGCTGTCAGACTTGTCGAGGGGATCGCCCTCCTCATCTGCAGGTGTCTTCAAAGTGGGGACATTTGAGATGGGAGTCTGAGTTCCCGACGTCGAGTCGAGTTCTAGAACGCTGGGGGTCTCTGAGCCACCGTTGTTGTGTCCATGACCGGGCACGTGGAGGAGGTTCTTCATCTCGGGTACCAAACCCTTTAGTTTATCTGCAGCAGTGCCTGAGGATCGTCTTCGTCCTTCCAGTTGGTCCTCCAGGCAAATGACGCACTCATCCATCGTAAGCTCCCAATTCTCGTCGTTATCAGCATCACGGTGGGGGAATCGCTTGAAAAAGCCGTCGATGGTATTCTCGGTAAGCGTAGAACCGAGAGACTCGAGCATAGTTGTGAGCTCGATTCTGCTGATGCGACCACTCTCATCGGCATCATATTGCCGAAGCATGGCTCGCCAGAACTGTTGCCGGAGGGCATCATATGGCATGTACTTCGCGCGGAGGTATAGAACAGGGTTGTGTTTCTTCTCCCACTTTTCGGtgttcttcatcttcagagGAACGTTATACTCATAAAAGTCGGCATCTCCGCTGTCCTGGTTGGCCGAGTCAGGATCAGAACCAGTATTGGCGAGGACATCCGCCGGTGCCAGCTTGTTAGGATCGGGTGCTGAGGTGGGAGCAGGGGCGGGAGTCGCTGATGCCATGCTCGTGTTGGAAGCGTGCTTGCTCAGTGGAGGACGAATCATCTTGCTGATACTGGAGGAAGAGTTGGATCGTGACATGgcgagcttcttgaatcGCGATCGCGAAGGAAGCGGTTCGGCCTGTGCAGGGGCTTGGAGATCATAGAGTCCGGTTTCGGGGTTTGCTTTGGGGGCTCTCTCGATCAATTGGTGGATTGGAAGATCGCACGAAGCAATGAAATCGTTGCCGGAGTATTTATCGTGGTCGATGACAGTAAAAGCGAAAGAGTATTGCTGCTCGTGACTTTGGATATGAAACAGCATCTTCTCATTATAAACAGGGTTGAGGTCATGACGAATGCGTCGAGTTCGGTATGTCTTCTTGCCGAGGGATGCCACGACGAAAGGGTCCATATCGAAGCTTGTGCGTGTAAGGTTGGATTCGGGAGGCAGGTCTGtgatcttgatgacctcAAGGTAGATGATTCCAACAACGTCAGAGCCACTGCTGGCAAAGGCATAAGGGTTGTTGcgtctcctcttcttcagtccTCGAATTCGAAGTCGGCGCTTGCGCTTGGTAGCATCTTGTTcaccttcatcctcatcaccctCGTCGGAGTCGTCTTCGTCGAaatcgtcctcgtcgtcgtcacTAGGACTATCCTGAGGATTGGGGGCGGATTGTGAACCTGTGGGGGCCAGGTTCGGTGTCATCGAGGGTGTTACGTTTCGAGAGCCAGCGGGGGCGGTTCCTACAAGGGCTTGGAACTTTTCGAGGATTTGCTGTGGTGTCGCTGACGGGTTCGTCGAGTCGAAGAGGGAAAACTGTAACTGGGCCTCACCAGAGACAACACTCGTCTTCTTGCCGGGACGCTTGCTCTTGAGACGATACCAGGTAGGTTCCTGTTCCACCTTGTCGTTGTTGAAGATCTCTTCGAGAGCGAGATCGAATTCGCCCATGTAATCTTTTCCGAAGCGGTCCTTGTCCCAGCAGATGACATCCAGGACCAAGTTCTGGACAGATGTGAGGGGAATTTCCTCGGTGACGTTCCATTCGGGGTTGAGTGTCTTCGGGACATCGTTGGTTACGATTCGAGAGTCGCCGCTAGAAAGAACGAGGTACTGAAGATTAACTGTCAGCATTTGGTTGGGGATATGGTGTCAAGAGAGGGACTTACAGGATCGGATGTGCCGCTTCGATCCTTGGCTGCAAGGTCTTTTCCCTGGCAAGATGTTAGCAGAAGTCTGATGGAATGAATTTACACTCGGGTGTTCTCTCGCTGCATTGCTGCTGCGTCGAGTTGAGCGGGCAGAGAAGCGATGATGGCGGGAGAGACCTGCAGCCAGCCCGTATAAGAGGGCGTGGAGTACATAAGTACCAAGGGACAATCGATACatacctttataatataaactcTAAGGGCCAGGCCATTTCCAGCGTCCCTCGAAGGGCTCGTGCTATCATTTTTCGAGCGCATGGGAGGACTGTTGCTGCGGTTGTTTTTGGTTCTTccgttggtgttgctgaCGGAGTGTATGGTtgtggaggaagaagaggaggatcGAGAGGTCGATTTGAGTCGTGTTGGGATGATGCGCACCATGACGAAGAAAGGGCCTTGGCTTGGCCGGACTGGGGCTCCAACAGCTGGAGCTCCCTGTCACACACAGCACTACAGTCTCAGGAGTTATGGAGGGTGATAGATCGATCGACAGCGGGGGGTGCTGGAGCTGTACAGCAGGTAAGCACCTGGGCTGGAAGGGTGTGGTGCGTCCAGGCGTCCAGGCGTCTCAGGCGCTCAGCTCAGGCGAATTTCCAGGCGATGACACCCACAAAGTGTCCTGCAATAGGTGTCCCAGGGGTGAGGGCCAAGGTTGATTCCGCTTGTAGCTTTGGGGGGTGAAGACCGTCGTGGGATTGGTGGGGATGCTTGGTAGGGCGGGGAACGAACAACCAAAAGTGACGTAGTGAAAATCAGGAACAGATTTGCCCTATTTCAACCTGTTGTCTTGAGTATCCCTCTCAAGTTAATCTGTTGATGTTGTAAGAATTTTAAGAGTGTTGTCGCCCGTTTCAGCTCGAAATGACTTTAGGGTTGGAGCTTATTATCGCCGTTTTATCGTTTAGGATATGTACGGTCTGCTCGCTTCCACAGattcagctcagctcagctcagctctCAAGTAGAAAATGGTTGGTAGCATGAATGAAACCCGTTCTCGACCCCCCCTTTTTTTTAATGGTGTTATAAGTCGTCGTGTCGGCTCGTGGCTTAGATTGGCTGCTTCATTCGATATACGCCGTGACCATTCCCGCtgtattttttttttctttcctctcctttcttttcttttcgcTCTACTGCTCTTCAATGATTGCTCAGCTCGTACTCCAGCTTCGTTCTCTGACGACTGCCCAGGCCAAGCCACGGCCAAGCCCCGGTATCAAGTGTCAGCGCCGTCTGAGCCGTGAATGTGGGACAAGGAACGCGAGAAGATCCGTCTGTGATCGGTCGGTGGAGTACTTTGATGAAAGTATATTGGTTGATGGTGGGAGAGACAGAAGTGAGTTTGTTGATGGTCGAGCGTAGAGGCACGTGAGGCAGAATATAAAGAGAAGTAACAAGGGGAGAAATGATTCAAATTAGATCCAGCTCGGTAATAAAagagacgagacgagacgagaaGTTGAATTAAACAAGATGAGGTACGAGAACTCGGGAGGGATCTTGATACTAAATCAAGTATCATCCATGGAGAAAACAATTGGGCTTCCCCTGGTTGGCTtgttttttttcttcttcttctaatCTCGTCTTGTGTCTCGCACAACAGGTAGAACTCAGGAGaaagaagaacgagaaaagaaacaaaacagAAAAGGCCGAAAAGGGGAAATGACCCTTGTTTTAATGCTATACAGTCGAGAATAAGCTCACTCCTTGTGTTTATTCTGCTCAGGGCAGCTTTCCTTCACAATGTCTACCTACCTCCACTAGGACCTCCAAATAAGTCAGGCCTGTGTGTCCCTTAGCCTCTAGACTCCAGATTCCAGGACTAGGCTACTCGAGCCATCCATGAATAGTGTTGGGGCGCCTTTTTTGCCGTGCCGATTCCGTGACTGGGGGACACGTATTCGACCATCTCTCGACCTAGTTGACTAAATGAATAAACCCGAGTTTGATTGAGCTAATAAAAGGTACCTTTCCTTGAGTTGTCTCGTCTCGTGTTTTTGGCTGAAGCGAAACAGAAGAAAATGCCTCTCATTGTTGATTTTAACCTGGCAGAAGGCTACTGTATCTTACTTTGCCTCATCCGCTATTGTTTAGCCTCTTTTTCAGAGCTTCGTAAGTACATACGAGAGAGTTCTACTGGTCAGGGTAGTCTACCTCGCCCCAAGGTTACATATGCCCTCGTGTTAAATTCCTTCCATGACATGCATCCAAATCCCCTCGACTCGGTTCCTTTCAGAATAGGCAACTCGGTCTCGACTCTTGGCTCCAGTATTAATGGTGCCGATTGTCCGTGAACCTGCCAGATCCGAGTGATCATGGCTTGGCCTTGATACACTATCATGAGAGGCTCCCAATGTTTGAATTGTCGATCAAGATTAATATGAGGTACTTTAACAACTCTGCCACCGACAAGAGGCATACAGTAGGTTCACAGCATAACTAAGTCTGGGCTCTGGCTTATTATGTATGTCGGAGGCTAAACCAACAACGGAACATCCACCAATTTATTTCCATCACCGCTCAGATACGGACAATTAATCTCTCTTGTTCCTCCGTCACcgcttcttttcttctgttGGTCGTATTCTATTTCTTTGCATGTgatcaagaccatcaatCCTGCGTAGTAATCAATCATACTCCCCTCTTGGCCTCTGCCCTAAGACCGAAATACCCTTCTCGATTTGGTCATATTCTTCGAGCTCTGTGAGATACATTATAATAAAGGCGTCCCTCTAAATGCCTGATAGGCATGTATATCAATTTCCCAACCTAAGGTAACTTGAACCTCCAGTCAGCACTCAACATTCAATTCCTTTTAGCAATAAGCAGCACAAGTCATCCCGACGTCACTGGAATGGTTCAAGCCCGCACTCATTTAACAAACTCCAGACCCTTGTCTCTATTCTAATTGTCCCCCAGGGCTGAGATCCTGAGACAACGCCACAAGCCACCAAACCCCTCTCCTCATCCGCCCTCAGTTCAATGTCACGTCCAGCTCCCATCTTCCACTGCTAGGATCAGTTCTATCAAAATGCGTCGATATCTCTCATGACGTCGGGACTATTTTTCTGAAATGGTTCTAAGCCATTCCGTCTCCAGTTGGGTCAGCTGTGGTCTCCGAAGCTTCCGAACGCCTCAGTTGAAGCTCTCACCACCTGACGTTTCGCATTGGTATCTGCAAACTGGATCATGGTCTCAGTTGATCACCCTACTAAGACTAACTCAACACTTTCCCGCCATTCATATGTTACCTATGAGGTTGTGGACATGCATGTGAAAGGTTCAGCAGATAAAAGGCATCATTTCCTTCTGCAACGCTACGCTATGATCCCTTCAACCAAGGCATGTATCCTTCACTCCATGCCATCCAACGTGTGCCCCAAATCCACATCTCTTTTGACCGCCCAACTCCTACCTATGCATTTCTCATATCACATCAATGCGGTCAACTCAATAcaaatatataaataagagaaGGAACAAATAGGACAGGGTCCTTCATGAACGCCACTCTCAAACAGCTGGGCACGACCTCGCAGATGCCCCCCTTTCTAGTTGTTTTAAAACGTTCACGGCATCTGCAAAAAGAATGTTTCCTCCGCCCAGACAATCGTTTTCCAACGCCTCCTTCACAAGACTTACAACCTTTTGAGCCCCATTGCGGTGATTCTGAGCTTGCAACTCGGATGGCTCCAGATCCGCAACTGTCAATATCCACTGCTTTGCGGCTTTTGGCAAAATTTTGGTATTGTCCTTGTCCTGTTTATCCTCAATACCAAAGGCCCAACAGATCAACGAGCAAACGTAAACACCCCAGTAGTCCGAAATATCTGTCCAATGTATTGTTTGTTGCTGGTTGGATTTTCCTTCTCTGTCTTCTCCCTGATCGGATGAAGCTTTGAGGTTAAGGAAGATGTTCAAAGCACGGGCAGCAAAAACAGTGGCGATTGCAGCTGTGCTAGATTTACACCATTCGCCCAGTAATCTCTGGTGTTCCACAAAGATATTAAAGTCCGTcaccttcttgttgaagacCCAGCTCTGCCCAGATACTGATAATAGGTAGTAAAGAGGTGTGTACTGAAGAGCCAGGTAGGAACTAGCAACTGCCGAGTCAGGAAATGCTCTTAACATAAGCATTCTCTCCGACTCAAAGTTCAGTGCACCCTCCATCAGGCCAACGTGTGCTGAGTTCTGACGACGCGAAATGAATAATGAGCATGCTGCAAGCAAGATTGCCGCGTCAAAGGCAGGCAGAGATGCTACATCAGTGGCAGAGAGCATCCTCATGTTGATGCTTGAGATGGTTTTCGGGTCCTTTCTTGTCCGTAGTCTTGTCCATGTTTGAGGATCATGTGCTTCCCAGgattttgttgttgttgctgtaAGTGGAATAGGAAGAGTGTCTGGAGCAGTGTAGTCCAGGCCAATGGCGGAAACATACGGCCGTTGATGATACCGTGAACTGTGGACATCCAGGAGGAAGCAGGCAGCCAGCAGTCGTCGTTGAGTTTCTGCAGCAACCCAGATCTTCCAAGCCGACTGACCTCGGGgcgaagagcgagaagaagattcaTGGTGATGATTAAAAACCTATCGGGAGTTAAGCCAGGTATTCGAGGGGGGTATGAGGTCGAAAAGAAAGACATGATGTTCAGAGGTTTTCCAATAGAAG
This DNA window, taken from Fusarium oxysporum f. sp. lycopersici 4287 chromosome 7, whole genome shotgun sequence, encodes the following:
- a CDS encoding phosphatidylserine decarboxylase, whose product is MVRIIPTRLKSTSRSSSSSSTTIHSVSNTNGRTKNNRSNSPPMRSKNDSTSPSRDAGNGLALRVYIIKGKDLAAKDRSGTSDPYLVLSSGDSRIVTNDVPKTLNPEWNVTEEIPLTSVQNLVLDVICWDKDRFGKDYMGEFDLALEEIFNNDKVEQEPTWYRLKSKRPGKKTSVVSGEAQLQFSLFDSTNPSATPQQILEKFQALVGTAPAGSRNVTPSMTPNLAPTGSQSAPNPQDSPSDDDEDDFDEDDSDEGDEDEGEQDATKRKRRLRIRGLKKRRRNNPYAFASSGSDVVGIIYLEVIKITDLPPESNLTRTSFDMDPFVVASLGKKTYRTRRIRHDLNPVYNEKMLFHIQSHEQQYSFAFTVIDHDKYSGNDFIASCDLPIHQLIERAPKANPETGLYDLQAPAQAEPLPSRSRFKKLAMSRSNSSSSISKMIRPPLSKHASNTSMASATPAPAPTSAPDPNKLAPADVLANTGSDPDSANQDSGDADFYEYNVPLKMKNTEKWEKKHNPVLYLRAKYMPYDALRQQFWRAMLRQYDADESGRISRIELTTMLESLGSTLTENTIDGFFKRFPHRDADNDENWELTMDECVICLEDQLEGRRRSSGTAADKLKGLVPEMKNLLHVPGHGHNNGGSETPSVLELDSTSGTQTPISNVPTLKTPADEEGDPLDKSDSSDDRSEEHVVEIRECPICHQPRLNKRKDADIITHIATCASQDWRQVNSVLVGGFVTASQAQRKWYSKVITKISYGGYKLGANSANILVQDRLTGQINEEKMSVYVRLGIPSRRILLKNLSIKQGKKFDDPASKDEIEKFIAFHGLDMSEVLLPLDEFNNFNEFFYRALKPGARPCSAPDNPHIIVSPADCRSVVFNSITVATKIWVKGREFNMKRLLGDAYPEDVSRFEGGALGIFRLAPQDYHRFHIPVDGVMGKPKTIEGEYYTVNPMAIRSALDVYGENVRVLVPIDSEHHGRVMVICVGAMMVGSTVITRKEGDKVHRAEELGYFKFGGSTILLLFEPGRMVFDDDLVDNSKDALETLVRVGMSVGHTPSEPQWTPDMRKKAENITEADKRAAKRRIQGNVALQESPDGSGEEEQPSRLTSKPTIDTMAASAM